A portion of the Cryptomeria japonica chromosome 5, Sugi_1.0, whole genome shotgun sequence genome contains these proteins:
- the LOC131032759 gene encoding probable alkaline/neutral invertase F, with protein sequence MPRDMLSVASGNPLEVPNKTTETFHSATENGAFDISKLLEKPRPINIERQRSFEERSMSELSSGLSPHFFNARNIDSHYEGLLSPGRRSVQDTPRSFQHSFEPHPMIADAWETLRRSLVYFRGKPVGTIAAIDNSGEEVLNYNQVFVRDFVPSALAFLMNGEPEIVKNFLLKTLRLQAWEKQIDRFTLGEGVMPASFKVLHDPIRNTDTMIADFGESAIGRVAPVDSGFWWIILLRAYQKSTGDHSLADMPDCQRGMRLILTLCLAEGFDTFPTLLCADGCSMIDRRMGIYGYPIEIQALFFMALRCARQLLKPEAGGKEFIERIDKRLHALSYHMRSYFWLDFQQLNDIYRYKTEEYSHTAVNKFNVIPDSLPDWVFDFMPMRGGYFIGNVSPARMDFRWFCLGNCVAILSSLATPEQSAAIMDLIEERWNELVGDMPLKVAYPAIESHEWRIVTGCDPKNTRWSYHNGGSWPVLLWLLTAACIKTGRPHIAKRAIELAERRLSKDSWPEYYDGKLGRYVGKQARKLQTWSVAGYLVAKMMLEDPSHLGMVSLEEDKKMKTHLTRSNSWTC encoded by the exons ATGCCTCGAGACATGTTGAGTGTTGCATCAGGTAATCCTTTGGAAGTGCCAAACAAGACTACAGAGACCTTCCACAGTGCCACTGAAAATGGGGCTTTTGATATCTCTAAACTTCTGGAGAAGCCAAGGCCAATTAATATTGAGCGCCAGAGATCTTTTGAGGAAAGATCTATGAGTGAGCTGTCTTCTGGATTGTCCCCTCATTTTTTTAACGCAAGGAATATAGATAGCCACTATGAGGGATTGCTTTCACCTGGCAGAAGATCAGTTCAGGACACCCCTCGATCATTTCAGCATTCCTTTGAACCACATCCTATGATTGCTGATGCTTGGGAGACTTTGAGAAGATCATTGGTTTACTTTCGTGGAAAGCCTGTCGGGACAATTGCTGCCATAGACAATTCAGGGGAAGAAGTACTTAATTATAATCAG GTATTTGTGAGGGATTTTGTTCCAAGTGCACTGGCATTTTTGATGAATGGTGAGCCAGAGATAGTGAAGAATTTCCTATTGAAAACTCTTCGGCTTCAGGCATGGGAAAAGCAAATAGACCGTTTTACTTTGGGAGAAGGGGTTATGCCTGCCAGTTTCAAAGTACTTCACGATCCTATTAGAAATACTGATACCATGATTGCAGATTTTGGGGAGAGTGCAATAGGTAGGGTTGCTCCTGTTGATTCCGGGTTTTGGTGGATTATTCTTCTGCGGGCCTACCAAAAGTCTACAGGGGATCATTCACTAGCAGATATGCCTGATTGCCAACGAGGAATGAGGCTTATACTCACTTTATGCCTTGCAGAGGGCTTTGACACATTTCCTACTCTTCTTTGTGCTGATGGGTGCTCCATGATTGATCGTAGGATG GGAATATATGGTTATCCAATTGAAATTCAAGCATTGTTCTTTATGGCACTTAGATGTGCTCGTCAATTGCTTAAACCAGAAGCTGGAGGAAAAGAATTCATAGAACGAATAGATAAGCGATTGCATGCACTGAGTTATCACATGCGAAGTTATTTCTGGCTTGACTTTCAGCAGCTCAATGACATCTACAGATATAAGACAGAGGAATATTCCCACACAGCTGTGAATAAGTTTAATGTCATACCTGATTCTCTTCCAGATTGGGTATTTGACTTCATGCCAATGAGGGGGGGTTATTTCATTGGAAACGTCAGCCCTGCAAGGATGGACTTTAGATGGTTTTGTCTCGGTAATTGTGTTGCAATTCTTTCTTCTTTGGCAACTCCTGAGCAATCTGCAGCAATAATGGATCTTATTGAAGAGCGGTGGAATGAGTTGGTGGGAGATATGCCCCTCAAGGTGGCTTACCCTGCCATTGAGAGTCATGAATGGCGTATTGTAACTGGTTGTGACCCAAAGAACACCAGATGGAGCTACCATAATGGAGGATCCTGGCCAG TATTGCTGTGGTTGCTTACGGCAGCCTGCATCAAAACAGGAAGGCCACACATTGCAAAACGCGCAATCGAGCTTGCGGAACGACGACTATCTAAAGACAGCTGGCCTGAATATTACGATGGCAAACTGGGACGATACGTTGGAAAGCAGGCAAGGAAGTTGCAGACGTGGTCTGTAGCAGGTTATTTAGTCGCCAAGATGATGCTTGAAGATCCATCTCACTTGGGTATGGTATCtctagaagaagacaagaaaatgaAGACACATCTTACAAGATCTAATTCCTGGACTTGCTaa